In the Quercus lobata isolate SW786 chromosome 5, ValleyOak3.0 Primary Assembly, whole genome shotgun sequence genome, one interval contains:
- the LOC115991168 gene encoding cysteine-rich receptor-like protein kinase 29, which translates to MELTSVRTTPAWKPEFSDWMWITGVNGKGSNLSKTIIAIVVVVVILVVIIICICISLSVRKQRKKAKMDEISSTESLHFDFPTIRVATDNFSDANKLGQGGFGVVYKGRLSNGQEIAVKRLSLGSGQGDLEFKNEILLVAKLQHRNLVKLRGFCLEGCERLLIYEFVPNGSLDQVIFGMVAILS; encoded by the exons ATGGAG TTAACTTCGGTGAGGACAACTCCGGCATGGAAGCCAGAATTTTCAGATTGGATGTGGATTACTGGGGTTAATG GAAAGGGGAGTAACTTATCTAAAACTATCATCGCCATAGTTGTGGTGGTGGTCATTCTCGTTGTAATAATCATCTGCATCTGCATCTCTTTAAGTGTGAGGaagcaaagaaagaaagctAAAA TGGATGAAATTAGCAGTACTGAATccttgcattttgattttccAACAATTAGAGTTGCTACAGATAACTTTTCTGATGCAAATAAACTTGGTCAAGGCGGATTTGGTGTTGTTTATAAG GGTAGACTCTCCAATGGACAAGAAATAGCTGTCAAAAGGCTATCCCTGGGTTCTGGACAAGgtgatttagaatttaagaaTGAGATATTGTTAGTAGCTAAGCTTCAACATCGGAATTTAGTTAAGCTACGAGGTTTCTGCTTGGAAGGATGTGAAAGGCTACTGATTTATGAGTTTGTGCCAAATGGAAGCCTCGATCAAGTTATATTTGGTATGGTTGCAATTCTATCATAA
- the LOC115991169 gene encoding cysteine-rich receptor-like protein kinase 10 encodes MFSLHNYIVFLLLLFAFLTLTSSINSQPTLRHNDCYGSTGTANASYNSSLTAVFESLSSKASQNYSFYNESSNISIYSLYLCRGDVSNETCKSCVSSATQEIRNRCPSSKTAIIWYDECTLRYADVNFFGKPDTQPWLIMNNVENTTSPGQPNFYARGLLEQLIGRVNEKDRLFETDEQIVKIGDRSLPSYGLVQCTRDLDVGSCGKCLSDLVVEAQVCCESKIGWRISGPSCSLRYENYSFTEPPPAPPATPPSQFVPQAQPPPDNGSGGKKTTKIIIITISSIAVVAALLGFWYYSSSGRRKQERDRETGQEIPLRNNLARSLSMHLMDNSMHTRDDDDSGEMHYFDLTTILTATNNFSDVNKLGEGGFGPVYKGKLINGKEIAVKRLSMKSKQGLEEFQNEVILIAKLQHKNLVRLLGCCLEEDEKLLVYEFMANTSLDAFLFDPNKCKDLDWAKHKNIVNGIAKGLQYLHEDSRLKIIHRDMKASNVLLDDEMNPKISDFGTARIFGSNQMEANTIRIVGTYGYMAPEYAMEGLFSMKSDVYSFGILMLEIVSGKKNSGFNHPDRTQSFLSYVWQLWNEGKGVELIDQTIVDICPISEALRLIHIALLCVQEDPNDRPTMSRVNLMLASTSINLPKPSAPPFSVGRLIIFDQSSTIGTGTGTGFVTSDLSSTSASS; translated from the exons ATGTTTTCCCTCCACAACTACATAGTATTTCTGCTACTATTATTTGCATTCTTAACCCTTACCAGCTCCATTAATTCACAGCCCACCCTCAGACACAACGATTGTTATGGATCAACTGGAACTGCCAACGCCAGTTACAATTCCAGCCTCACAGCCGTCTTTGAATCTTTATCATCTAAAGCTTCCCAAAACTACAGCTTCTACAACGAAAGCTCTAATATTAGCATCTACAGCCTCTACCTGTGCCGAGGTGATGTTTCTAATGAAACCTGCAAAAGCTGTGTCAGCTCTGCGACACAAGAAATCAGAAATCGGTGTCCATCTAGTAAGACTGCCATCATATGGTACGATGAGTGCACGTTAAGGTACGCCGATGTTAATTTCTTCGGCAAGCCAGATACTCAGCCATGGTTGATCATGAATAATGTGGAGAATACTACTTCACCTGGGCAACCTAATTTCTATGCACGTGGTTTGTTGGAACAACTAATAGGGCGTGTCAATGAAAAAGACAGGTTGTTCGAGACCGATGAGCAGATAGTGAAGATTGGCGATAGGTCCTTGCCGAGCTATGGGTTGGTGCAGTGTACTAGAGATCTTGATGTTGGTTCGTGCGGAAAGTGCTTAAGCGACTTGGTGGTTGAAGCCCAAGTCTGTTGCGAATCCAAAATCGGATGGCGTATCTCTGGCCCGAGTTGCTCTCTGAGGTATGAGAACTACTCTTTCACTGAGCCGCCACCAGCGCCGCCAGCAACTCCGCCGTCCCAATTCGTGCCGCAAGCACAGCCCCCGCCTGATAATG GAAGTGGAGGAAAGAAGACAACAAAGATCATAATCATTACCATATCATCAATTGCAGTAGTTGCAGCTCTCTTAGGTTTCTGGTATTATTCATCCTCTGGCAGGAGGAAACAAGAACGAG ATAGGGAAACAGGCCAAGAAATTCCATTACGAAATAATTTGGCAAGGTCACTTTCAATGCACTTAATGGACAATAGTATGCATACAAGGGATGATGACGACAGTGGAGAAATGCATTACTTTGATTTAACTACCATATTGACTGCCACTAACAATTTCTCTGATGTAAATAAGCTTGGAGAAGGTGGTTTTGGCCCAGTTTACAAG GGCAAGTTGATTAATGGAAAGGAAATTGCAGTTAAAAGGCTTTCAATGAAATCTAAACAAGGTCTTGAGGAGTTTCAGAACGAAGTGATTTTAATTGCAAAACTTCAGCACAAGAATCTAGTGAGGCTCTTGGGATGTTGcttagaagaagatgaaaagcttctaGTCTATGAATTCATGGCAAACACTAGTCTTGATGCCTTCTTGTTTG ATCCAAACAAATGTAAGGATCTAGATTGGGCTAAACACAAAAACATTGTCAATGGGATTGCCAAGGGCCTTCAATATCTACATGAGGACTCTCGACTCAAAATCATCCATAGGGATATGAAAGCAAGTAATGTATTGTTGGATGATGAGATGAATCCTAAGATATCAGATTTTGGCACTGCTAGGATTTTTGGGAGTAATCAAATGGAAGCCAACACTATCAGAATCGTGGGTACATA tGGATATATGGCTCCAGAGTATGCAATGGAGGGGCTATTTTCAATGAAGTCcgatgtttatagttttggaaTTCTAATGCTAGAAATTGTAAGTGGAAAAAAGAACAGTGGCTTCAATCATCCAGACCGTACACAAAGCTTTTTGTCATAT GTATGGCAACTATGGAATGAAGGCAAAGGAGTGGAATTGATAGATCAGACCATAGTTGATATTTGTCCAATAAGTGAGGCTCTGAGATTGATCCATATTGCGTTGTTATGTGTCCAAGAAGATCCAAATGATAGACCTACAATGTCAAGGGTCAATCTCATGCTTGCAAGCACATCGATAAATCTTCCTAAGCCATCAGCACCTCCATTTTCTGTTGGTAGATTAATCATATTTGATCAATCTTCAACAATTGGCACTGGAACTGGAACGGGATTTGTCACATCTGATCTATCTTCAACAAGTGCTTCTAGCTAG